A DNA window from Camelina sativa cultivar DH55 chromosome 17, Cs, whole genome shotgun sequence contains the following coding sequences:
- the LOC104756693 gene encoding 21 kDa protein-like — protein sequence MKPSLHQPLLFFFFLATFLPLILTVRSQSDDSDFIRTSCNTTLYPDVCFSSLSSFSSSVHNDPALLARAAISVTLTKSIDLASYLANITTPQPESQDEGAHHPTTAAVFHDCFDNLKDAVDEMKGSMKQMRELVSTGSLESFRFQMSNVQTWLSAALTDEETCTDGFKDIHDEPRKDEVCARVDDVKKMTSNALALVNRCVDKAIH from the coding sequence ATGAAACCTTCTCTTCATCAaccacttctcttcttcttcttcttagccaCGTTCCTCCCACTAATCCTGACCGTCCGTTCCCAATCAGACGACTCAGATTTCATCCGCACTAGCTGCAACACCACATTATACCCTGACGTATGCTTCTCCTCTCTTTCCTCCTTCTCTAGCTCCGTCCACAACGACCCGGCTCTCTTGGCTCGAGCCGCAATCTCCGTTACTCTCACCAAGTCCATTGACTTAGCCTCATACCTCGCAAACATCACCACTCCCCAACCAGAGAGCCAAGACGAGGGTGCCCACCACCCAACCACAGCCGCCGTTTTTCATGACTGCTTCGATAACCTTAAAGACGCGGTTGACGAAATGAAAGGCTCGATGAAACAGATGAGGGAACTGGTCTCGACTGGCTCCCTTGAGTCGTTCAGGTTCCAAATGAGTAACGTGCAGACGTGGCTCAGTGCGGCTTTAACCGACGAGGAGACTTGTACGGACGGGTTTAAAGACATTCACGATGAGCCGAGGAAGGATGAAGTATGCGCACGGGTCGATGACGTCAAGAAGATGACTAGTAATGCTTTGGCTCTAGTTAATCGATGTGTTGATAAGGCAATACATTGA
- the LOC104756696 gene encoding mitochondrial import receptor subunit TOM40-1-like isoform X1 — protein sequence MSDVPPFATKLVAYDEINKEAFMSLHVGHFTGLSMNDSTSFLDRKFYLSLMMLEKPVYQVGGYYFTTNLVMLGKASSDGSVAAKLRASISDHFLVKANAVLRFDPCVLTGLVTFDHMGLRHRAQLQLGSKGVLGATYVHRCTPSLSLGTEFVCSNLAHDPAVGFALRFEDDKTVATAKGSSTGSLLITYLHKVSKKVFLATDFVYNIFSKDVKASVGCDYMFDQCRVIGRIDSDGVACASLEEGVNSGLKFLVSASWDQSRGLWKVVNFSSADEFE from the exons ATGTCGGATGTTCCACCGTTTGCCACGAAATTGGTTGCTTATGATGAGATCAACAAGGAAGCTTTCA TGTCTTTACACGTGGGTCACTTCACTGGTTTAAGCATGAACGACTCCACTTCGTTTCTTGATCGGAAATTCTACCTCAG TTTGATGATGCTAGAGAAGCCTGTTTACCAGGTTGGTGGTTACTACTTCACCACCAACCTGGTGATGCTTGGAAAGGCTTCCTCTGACGGTTCTGTGGCTGCCAAACTTAGAGCCAGCATCTCTGATCACTTTCTCGTGAAAGCAAACGCCGTG CTGAGGTTCGATCCCTGTGTTTTGACTGGACTGGTCACTTTTGACCACATG GGCCTGAGGCACCGAGCACAGTTGCAACTTGGGAGCAAGGGCGTATTGGGAGCCACATACGTCCAT cgtTGCACACCGAGCCTATCGCTCGGGACTGAGTTCGTCTGTAGCAATCTTGCTCATGATCCCGCAGTTGGATTTGCCTTGAGATTTGAGGATGATAAGACG GTGGCTACTGCGAAAGGTTCCAGCACCGGTAGCCTTCTGATAACGTACCTTCACAAGGTTTCCAAGAAG GTTTTCCTGGCCACTGATTTTGTGTACAACATCTTTTCAAAAGATGTCAAAGCTAGTGTTGGGTGTGACTACATGTTCGACCAG TGTCGTGTCATAGGAAGGATAGATTCTGATGGCGTGGCCTGTGCCTCCTTGGAGGAAGGAGTCAACTCTGGGCTGAAGTTCCTTGTGTCAGCCAGTTGGGACCAGAGTAGAG GATTGTGGAAAGTGGTGAATTTCTCTAGTGCTGATGAATTCGAGTAG
- the LOC104756696 gene encoding uncharacterized protein LOC104756696 isoform X2 codes for MSSTDTKTKSKPDDNQVISRKAVRDRLHVFMKGGGCGELFTACIGGDKAKDKREACSMLEKCMKARSDYFQPFFALRRDGEELMERETEVFLHAKPKDNTYTLVEKFMTGGPCKEAFMAWNDFCKECKKTERSERSCFSPTPAFKTLVKCMKADRSKYYHPFLAVFKTAEEHVKKEIMGWTTREQADAKKG; via the coding sequence ATGTCATCCACGGATACgaaaaccaaatccaaaccTGATGATAACCAAGTCATCTCGCGGAAGGCAGTGAGAGATCGATTACATGTGTTCATGAAAGGAGGTGGTTGCGGAGAATTATTTACAGCTTGTATAGGTGGTGATAAGGCGAAAGATAAGCGGGAAGCCTGTTCGATGCTGGAAAAATGTATGAAGGCTCGCTCTGATTACTTTCAGCCGTTTTTCGCGTTGAGGAGAGATGGCGAAGAACTGATGGAGAGGGAGACCGAAGTCTTCCTCCATGCGAAGCCAAAGGACAACACTTACACGCTGGTTGAAAAGTTCATGACAGGAGGACCTTGCAAAGAAGCCTTTATGGCTTGGAATGACTTCTGCAAAGAATGTAAGAAGACCGAGAGGTCTGAGAGAAGTTGTTTTAGTCCTACACCTGCTTTTAAAACCCTGGTCAAGTGTATGAAGGCTGATCGCTCTAAGTACTATCACCCTTTTCTCGCGGTATTCAAAACTGCTGAAGAACATGTTAAAAAGGAGATCATGGGCTGGACTACGAGGGAGCAAGCTGATGCGAAGAAGGGTTGA